One stretch of Miscanthus floridulus cultivar M001 chromosome 18, ASM1932011v1, whole genome shotgun sequence DNA includes these proteins:
- the LOC136521771 gene encoding small ribosomal subunit protein eS17x-like has translation MGRVRTKTVKKTSRQVIEKYYSRMTLDFHTNKKVLEEVSILPSKRLRNKVAGFTTHLMRRIQRGPVRGISLKLQEEERERRMDFVPEKSALEVEEIRVDKETMEMLAALGMADLPGVERQQEVSNAPAFGRPQYGGPRRDRV, from the coding sequence ATGGGTCGCGTCCGCACCAAGACCGTGAAGAAGACCTCCAGGCAGGTGATCGAGAAGTACTACTCCCGCATGACCCTCGATTTCCACACAAACAAGAAGGTGCTGGAGGAGGTCTCCATCCTGCCGTCGAAGCGCCTCCGTAACAAGGTGGCGGGGTTCACCACCCACTTGATGCGGCGCATCCAGCGCGGCCCCGTCCGCGGCATCTCGCTCAAGCTGCAGGAGGAGGAGCGCGAGCGCCGCATGGACTTCGTCCCGGAGAAGTCGGCGCTCGAGGTCGAGGAGATCCGAGTCGACAAGGAGACCATGGAGATGCTCGCGGCCCTCGGCATGGCCGACCTCCCCGGCGTCGAGCGCCAGCAAGAGGTCTCCAACGCCCCCGCCTTCGGCCGCCCGCAGTACGGTGGTCCCCGCCGTGACCGCGTCTAG